The following coding sequences lie in one Glycine max cultivar Williams 82 chromosome 19, Glycine_max_v4.0, whole genome shotgun sequence genomic window:
- the LOC100809826 gene encoding serine/threonine-protein kinase STY13 isoform X1, with product MGSGNEVHSIVEFNLDAKWLIDPKQLFVGPKIGEGAHAKVYEGKYKNQNVAVKIINKGETPEQISRREARFAREIAMLSRVQHKNLVKFIGACKEPVMVIVTELLLGGTLRKYLWSIRPKCLDVRVAVGFALDIARAMECLHSHGIIHRDLKPDNLILTEDHKAVKLADFGLAREESLTEMMTAETGTYRWMAPELYSTVTLRQGEKKHYNHKVDAYSFAIVLWELVHNKLPFEGMSNLQAAYAAAFKNTRPSADELPEDLALIVTSCWKEDPNDRPNFSQIIEMLLRYLTTISPSKPVVPMRITSKNAVLPPESPGTSALMAGRDDSGETPKGNIEGRSKGFFFCCY from the exons ATGGGATCTGGAAATGAGGTTCACTCAATTGTGGAGTTCAATTTGGATGCTAAGTGGCTTATAGATCCCAAGCAACTATTTGTTGGGCCTAAAATTGGGGAAGGTGCTCACGCCAAAGTGTATGAAGGAAA ATATAAAAATCAGAATGTTGCTGTTAAGATTATTAATAAGGGTGAAACCCCAGAGCAGATTTCTAGGAGAGAGGCTCGGTTTGCCAGAGAGATTGCCATGCTATCTAGAGTTCAACACAAAAATCTAGTCAAG TTTATTGGGGCCTGCAAAGAACCTGTTATGGTTATTGTAACTGAACTTCTCTTAGGTGGAACATTGCGCAAATATCTGTGGAGTATCCGGCCAAAGTGCTTGGATGTGCGCGTAGCAGTTGGATTTGCTCTTGATATTGCCCGAGCAATGGAATGCTTACACTCTCATGGGATCATTCACCGTGACCTTAAACCTG ATAACTTGATCTTGACAGAAGATCATAAAGCAGTTAAACTAGCCGATTTCGGTCTAGCCAGAGAAGAGTCCTTAACAGAGATGATGACTGCTGAGACAGGGACATATCGATGGATGGCTCCAGAA CTTTACAGCACTGTCACTCTAAGACAAGGGGAGAAGAAGCATTACAACCATAAGGTGGATGCCTATAGCTTTGCTATAGTGTTGTGGGAACTCGTCCATAATAAGTTACCTTTTGAAGGCATGTCTAATTTACAGGCTGCATATGCAGCGGCATTTAAG AATACAAGGCCAAGTGCTGATGAGCTTCCTGAAGATTTAGCTCTGATTGTGACCTCTTGTTGGAAAGAGGATCCAAATGATCGACCCAATTTTAGTCAAATAATAGAGATGCTGCTTCGATATCTAACCACCATTTCACCGTCCAAGCCAGTTGTTCCAATGCGAATCACTTCTAAGAATGCTGTATTGCCACCAGAATCTCCAGGTACAAGTGCTTTAATGGCTGGGAGAGATGATTCTGGAGAAACCCCAAAAGGCAATATTGAAGGCAGGTCTAAAGGGTTTTTCTTCTGCTGTTACTGA
- the LOC100809826 gene encoding serine/threonine-protein kinase STY13 isoform X2, with amino-acid sequence MGSGNEVHSIVEFNLDAKWLIDPKQLFVGPKIGEGAHAKVYEGKYKNQNVAVKIINKGETPEQISRREARFAREIAMLSRVQHKNLVKFIGACKEPVMVIVTELLLGGTLRKYLWSIRPKCLDVRVAVGFALDIARAMECLHSHGIIHRDLKPDNLILTEDHKAVKLADFGLAREESLTEMMTAETGTYRWMAPELYSTVTLRQGEKKHYNHKVDAYSFAIVLWELVHNKLPFEGMSNLQAAYAAAFKDS; translated from the exons ATGGGATCTGGAAATGAGGTTCACTCAATTGTGGAGTTCAATTTGGATGCTAAGTGGCTTATAGATCCCAAGCAACTATTTGTTGGGCCTAAAATTGGGGAAGGTGCTCACGCCAAAGTGTATGAAGGAAA ATATAAAAATCAGAATGTTGCTGTTAAGATTATTAATAAGGGTGAAACCCCAGAGCAGATTTCTAGGAGAGAGGCTCGGTTTGCCAGAGAGATTGCCATGCTATCTAGAGTTCAACACAAAAATCTAGTCAAG TTTATTGGGGCCTGCAAAGAACCTGTTATGGTTATTGTAACTGAACTTCTCTTAGGTGGAACATTGCGCAAATATCTGTGGAGTATCCGGCCAAAGTGCTTGGATGTGCGCGTAGCAGTTGGATTTGCTCTTGATATTGCCCGAGCAATGGAATGCTTACACTCTCATGGGATCATTCACCGTGACCTTAAACCTG ATAACTTGATCTTGACAGAAGATCATAAAGCAGTTAAACTAGCCGATTTCGGTCTAGCCAGAGAAGAGTCCTTAACAGAGATGATGACTGCTGAGACAGGGACATATCGATGGATGGCTCCAGAA CTTTACAGCACTGTCACTCTAAGACAAGGGGAGAAGAAGCATTACAACCATAAGGTGGATGCCTATAGCTTTGCTATAGTGTTGTGGGAACTCGTCCATAATAAGTTACCTTTTGAAGGCATGTCTAATTTACAGGCTGCATATGCAGCGGCATTTAAG GATTCATGA